The genomic region GTCCACACCGGACGGGACACCCACAGCCGGCTCGCCGGCACGGGCTGCACGCGCAGGGAGGCGGAGACCAGCACGCCGAGGGCGCCCTGCGACCCGCAGAGCAGCCGCGCCAGATCCAGCCCGGGCGCGCCTCCGCCGGCGCTGACCAGCTCACCGTCGGCGGTCAGATAGCGGACGCCGACCAGCTGGTCGCAGGGGCTGCCGTGCCGGTGCCGCAGCGGCCCCGCCTCACCCGCGGCGAGCACGCCGCCCAGCGTCGCCCCGGGCGACGGGGCGTCGACCGCAAGCCGCTGGCCGGTGCGTTCCAGCGTCGCCTGCACGGCGCGCAGCGGCGTGCCCGCGCCGACCTCGGCCACCGGGGAACCCACCGGCTCGTGCCCGATCCCGGCCAGCCGCCCGGTGTCGAGCATGATGTCGACCTGCTCGGGGACGGCACCCCAGTCGATCTTCGTGCCGGCGCCGCGGGGCACCACCGTGAGACCGTGCGCGGCCGCCAGCCGGAGCACCTTCGCCGCCGCGGCCGGGCCGCCCGGGACCGCGACCCAGCGGGCGGCCCGACCGGCGACCTCGTCGGCCGGACCGGCGAACCGGGCGAACGGCGGACCGCAGATCTCCGTCAACCGCTGGGTTATCTCGAGGGCTCCGGACCTGTCGATGGAACTCGCTGCAGCCGCCATGGCGGTCATCGTACATGTGTTCGAAAGGCCGTGGTGGCGATACGCAGAAGCGGGCGCGCGTACCCGGCGGCGGGCGGCAGCCGGCCGGTAACGTGACGCCGTGACCACCGAGACTTCCCCGCCCGTGGCCAAGCGGGTGCCCAGCGACCGCACCCACCACGGTGACACCGTCGTCGACGAGTACGCCTGGCTGGCCGCCAAGGACGACCCGGAGACGATCGCGTACCTGACCGCCGAGAACGCGTACACCGAGGCCCGCACGACGCACCTCGCCGAGCTGCGCGCGGAGCTGTTCGAGGAGACCCGCCGGCGCACGCAGGAGACCGACCTGTCGGTGCCGACCCGCAAGGACGGCTACTGGTACTACACCCGGACCGTCGAGGGGCAGCAGTACGGCGTGCACTGCCGGCGCGCGGTCCGCGACGGCGAGACGGAGCCGCCGGTCAGCGCCGACGGCGCGCCGCTGGACGGCGAGGAGGTGCTGCTCGACGGCAACCTGCTGGCCGAGGGGCACGACTTCTTCTCCCTGGGCGCGTTCGACGTGAGCCCGGACGGGCGCTGGCTCGCGTACTCGACGGACTTCTCCGGCGACGAGCGGTTCACCCTGCGCGTCAAGGACCTCACCACCGGCGAGCTGCTCCCCGACGAGGTGCCCGACACGTTCTACGGCACCGCCTGGTCGAGCGACGCCTCGGTGCTCTTCTACGTCACCGTCGACGACGCCTGGCGGCCGTACCGGGTCTGGCGGCACACCATCGGCTCCTCGGCCACGGACGACGTGGTGGTGCACCAGGAGGACGACGAGCGGTTCTGGGTGGGCGTCGAGCTGACCCGGTCGGAGAAGTTCATCCTGGTCGACGTGCACAGCAAGATCACCAGTGAGGTGCGGGTGATCCCGGCCGGCAACCCGACCGGCCTGCCGGCCGTGGTCGCGCCCCGCCGGCAGGGCGTCGAGTACACGGTGGAGCACCACGGGCACCGCTTCCTGATCCTGCACAACGACGGCGCCGAGGACTTCGCGCTCGCCTACACGTCCGCCGACGCGCCCGGTGACTGGGTGCCGCTGATCGCGCACTCACCGGGCACCCGGCTGGAGTCGGTGGACGCCTTCGCCGACCACCTGGTCGTCTCGCTGCGGACCAACGGGCTCACCGGGCTGCGGGTGCTGCCGATCGGCGGCGGCGACCCCTACGACATCGACTTCCCCGAGCCGCTCTACAGCGTCGGGCTGGACGCCAACCCGGAGTACCGGACCGGGGAGATCCGGCTGCGCTACTCCTCGCTGATCACCCCGGACTCGATCTACGACTACGACCTGGTGACCCGGCGCATGGTGCTGCGCAAGCGGAAGCCGGTGCTGCCCGGCCCGGACGGGCGGCCGTACGACCCGGACGACTACGAGCAGCACCGGGACTGGGCGCTGGCCGACGACGGCACCCGTGTGCCCATCTCGCTGGTCTGCCGCCGGGACACCCCGCGCGACGGTTCCGCCCCCTGCGAGATCTATGGCTACGGCTCGTACGAGGCCAGCATGGACCCGTGGTTCTCGGTGGCCCGGCTCTCCCTGCTGGACCGCGGCGTCATCTTCGCGGTGGCGCACATCCGCGGCGGCGGCGAGCTGGGCCGTCGCTGGTACGACCAGGGCAAGCTGCTCGCCAAGAAGAACACCTTCAGCGACTTCGTGGCCTGCGCCCGGCACCTGGTCAAGGCGGGCTGGACGGCGAGCGACCGGCTGGTGGCCCGCGGCGCGTCGGCCGGCGGGCTGCTGATGGGCGCGGTGGCCAACCTCGCGCCGGACGCCTTCACCGGCATCGTCGCGCAGGTGCCGTTCGTGGACGCCCTCACCTCGATCCTCGACCCGTCGCTGCCGCTGACCGTCACCGAGTGGGAGGAGTGGGGCAACCCGCTCGACGACCCGGAGGTGTACGCGTACATGAAGTCCTACACGCCGTACGAGAACGTGACGGCGGTGGACTACCCGGCCATCCTCGCGGTGACCAGCCTGAACGACACCCGGGTGCTCTACCACGAGCCGGCGAAGTGGATCGCCCGGCTGCGGGCGACCGCGCCGCAGGGCGACTACCTGCTGAAGACCGAGATGGGCGCCGGCCACGGCGGTCCCAGCGGCCGGTACGACTCGTGGCGGGAGGAGGCGTTCATCAACGCCTGGATCCTCGACCGCCTCCACCGCGCCTGACCCCGGACCGGCCCCGGAGGGGTGGCTGTCCGACGCGCGACGGCCACCCCTCGGGAGTGAGCGGGGGGCGGGATCAGGCCGGGGTGAGGACGCGCGCCAGCAGCGCGGGATCGACGTTGC from Micromonospora sp. WMMD812 harbors:
- a CDS encoding FAD-binding oxidoreductase: MAAAASSIDRSGALEITQRLTEICGPPFARFAGPADEVAGRAARWVAVPGGPAAAAKVLRLAAAHGLTVVPRGAGTKIDWGAVPEQVDIMLDTGRLAGIGHEPVGSPVAEVGAGTPLRAVQATLERTGQRLAVDAPSPGATLGGVLAAGEAGPLRHRHGSPCDQLVGVRYLTADGELVSAGGGAPGLDLARLLCGSQGALGVLVSASLRVQPVPASRLWVSRPVWTPLEVNDLVRTILAARLDPAAIEVDLSASRPRRPIRPDDLAAVARARHPSMAGRAHVPSRAGSLVVLLEGGPADTVERAERLVALLDGDATITHSPPTWWRRYPFGPGDTALRIEVPITDLHAAVYALRDAAGTPVPIRGSAGLGVVHAALPGSLPADRVTSILSAVRGVLLARKGRCVVLAAPPPVRRTVDLWGQLTGIPRLRAAKEHLDPHHRLAPGRLPGGL
- a CDS encoding S9 family peptidase, with the translated sequence MTTETSPPVAKRVPSDRTHHGDTVVDEYAWLAAKDDPETIAYLTAENAYTEARTTHLAELRAELFEETRRRTQETDLSVPTRKDGYWYYTRTVEGQQYGVHCRRAVRDGETEPPVSADGAPLDGEEVLLDGNLLAEGHDFFSLGAFDVSPDGRWLAYSTDFSGDERFTLRVKDLTTGELLPDEVPDTFYGTAWSSDASVLFYVTVDDAWRPYRVWRHTIGSSATDDVVVHQEDDERFWVGVELTRSEKFILVDVHSKITSEVRVIPAGNPTGLPAVVAPRRQGVEYTVEHHGHRFLILHNDGAEDFALAYTSADAPGDWVPLIAHSPGTRLESVDAFADHLVVSLRTNGLTGLRVLPIGGGDPYDIDFPEPLYSVGLDANPEYRTGEIRLRYSSLITPDSIYDYDLVTRRMVLRKRKPVLPGPDGRPYDPDDYEQHRDWALADDGTRVPISLVCRRDTPRDGSAPCEIYGYGSYEASMDPWFSVARLSLLDRGVIFAVAHIRGGGELGRRWYDQGKLLAKKNTFSDFVACARHLVKAGWTASDRLVARGASAGGLLMGAVANLAPDAFTGIVAQVPFVDALTSILDPSLPLTVTEWEEWGNPLDDPEVYAYMKSYTPYENVTAVDYPAILAVTSLNDTRVLYHEPAKWIARLRATAPQGDYLLKTEMGAGHGGPSGRYDSWREEAFINAWILDRLHRA